A single Vanacampus margaritifer isolate UIUO_Vmar chromosome 7, RoL_Vmar_1.0, whole genome shotgun sequence DNA region contains:
- the pdcd4a gene encoding programmed cell death protein 4a, with protein sequence MTTEVDARSSAQQPDGTFPPDDKQAEAERPYANDDDDELNEAEVNGNWTPQEKALHEAKLKAKAKRRLRKSSRNSTSESLSESGDTAGADPNSPKGKVPTSDRKSRTGKGRGLPKKGGAGGKGVWGAAGMVYEDEELDLQDPNYDESAQGDTVYAKVVPEVDKRDLGKMVNPIVQEYFEHGDTKEVQMLLKELNLGSNKYEFSSVAVSLSLEGKASHRELTSRLLSDLSVKTLTQSDMSRAFDKMLKELPDLILDTPEAPQMLGQFIARAIADHVLPMSFLDCYKGKVDCDHARVALDRAAVLLSLKSAMVRLDNVWGVGGGLRPVKHLVKEMNLLLKEYLTSGDVIEAERCLRELEVPHFHHELVYEAIVMVLESKGDMASPMIIKLLQSLWKTGHLTVDQMDRGFQRVYDELPQINLDVPLAHAIMETFVDVCYQESVITKQLRDAFPSRGRKRMVSEGDGGKIKN encoded by the exons GGACGTTTCCTCCCGACGACAAGCAGGCCGAGGCGGAGCGTCCTTACGCcaacgatgacgacgacgagcTGAACGAGGCGGAGGTGAACGGCAACTGGACGCCTCAGGAGAAGGCCCTGCACGAGGCCAAACTCAAGGCCAAGGCCAAGCGGCGCCTGCGCAAATCGTCCCGAAACTCCACCAGCGAGTCCCTCTCGGAGTCGGGGGACACCGCCGGCGCGGACCCCAACAGTCCCAAAGGCAAAGTCCCCACCAGCGACCGCAAATCCAGAACGGGCAAAGGCAGAGGCCTGCCGAAAAAAG gtgGAGCAGGTGGTAAAGGTGTCTGGGGGGCCGCTGGGATGGTTTATGAGGACGAGGAACTTGATTTGCAGGATCCCAACTACGATGAATCTGCTCAG ggCGACACGGTTTATGCCAAAGTTGTTCCGGAGGTGGACAAGAGGGACCTGGGAAAAATGGTCAACCCAATCGTCCAGGAATACTTTGAACACGGCGACACAAAAGAGGTCCAG ATGCTGCTGAAAGAACTCAACTTGGGCTCCAACAAGTACGAGTTCTCCTCAGTGGCCGTCTCGCTGTCCCTGGAAGGCAAAGCCAGCCACCGAGAGCTCACCTCCCGCCTACTGTCCGACCTGTCCGTCAAGACGCTCACCCAAAGCGACATGTCGCGGGCCTTCGACAAGATGCTCAAAGAGCTTCCCGATCTCATACTGGACACGCCAGAGGCTCCGCAG ATGTTGGGCCAGTTTATAGCCAGAGCCATAGCGGATCACGTCCTTCCCATGTCATTCCTGGACTGTTACAAAGGCAAAGTGGACTGCGACCATGCCAG AGTGGCTTTGGACCGCGCCGCTGTGCTTCTGTCCCTGAAGAGCGCCATGGTGCGTCTGGACAACGTGTGGGGTGTGGGCGGCGGCCTCAGACCTGTCAAACATCTCGTCAAAGAG atgaaCCTTCTGCTGAAGGAGTACCTGACCTCAGGAGACGTGATTGAGGCCGAGCGATGCCTGCGAGAACTGGAGGTCCCACACTTCCACCATGAGCTCGTCTATGAG GCTATTGTAATGGTGCTGGAATCCAAAGGTGACATGGCCAGCCCCATGATCATCAAGCTGCTGCAGTCCCTCTGGAAAACGGGCCACCTCACCGTGGATCAGATGGACAGG GGCTTCCAGCGGGTTTACGACGAGCTCCCTCAAATAAATCTGGACGTGCCACTCGCCCATGCCATTATGGAGACGTTTGTGGACGTCTGCTACCAGGAGTCTGTCATCACCAAGCAGCTAAGGGACGCCTTTCCCTCAAG AGGGCGCAAGCGTATGGTAAGCGAAGGCGATGGGGGcaagattaaaaattaa